The proteins below come from a single Mauremys reevesii isolate NIE-2019 linkage group 6, ASM1616193v1, whole genome shotgun sequence genomic window:
- the LOC120408765 gene encoding glyoxylate reductase/hydroxypyruvate reductase-like: MQVFVTRRIPREGLATLSQAGVCSIQQWDSDEPIPRSELLAGVAGKHGLLCLLSDRIDKEVLDAAGSNLKVISTLSVGVDHLALEEIKKRGIRVGYTPDILTDATAELSVALLLATCRRLPESVEEVKNGGWTTWKPLWMCGYGLSGSTVGIIGLGRIGQAVARRLKPFGVKKFLYTGSRPKPERAVEFQADFVPLAKLAEESDFVVVTCSLTPDTEGMCNKDFFSQMKKTSVFINTSRGAVVNQEDLYQALVSGQIAAAGLDVTTPEPLPTDNPLLFLKNCVVLPHIGSATYATRSAMSVLSANNLLAGLKGESMPSEFHL; encoded by the exons ATGCAGGTGTTTGTCACCCGGCGGATCCCCCGCGAGGGGCTGGCGACCCTGAGCCAGGCTGGCGT CTGCAGCATCCAGCAATGGGATTCGGATGAACCTATCCCGCGGTCAGAATTGCTGGCGGGGGTGGCCGGGAAGCATGGTCTGCTCTGTCTCTTGTCTGACCGGATAGACAAAGAGGTCCTCGATGCAGCAG GGTCCAACCTTAAAGTAATCAGCACGTTGTCTGTGGGTGTTGACCATCTGGCTCTAGAAGAAATTAAAAAGCG TGGAATCCGTGTGGGATACACCCCGGACATCCTGACGGACGCCACGGCCGAGCTCTCGGTAGCTTTGCTCTTAGCTACGTGTCGCAGGCTGCCGGAGTCAGTGGAGGAAGTGAAGAA TGGTGGTTGGACAACATGGAAGCCTCTGTGGATGTGTGGGTACGGGCTGTCCGGTAGCACTGTAGGAATCATAGGGCTGGGAAGAATAG GACAGGCAGTGGCGCGCCGTTTAAAGCCATTTGGGGTCAAGAAATTTTTGTATACGGGAAGTCGCCCAAAACCAGAGCGCGCCGTGGAGTTTCAAGCCGACTTTG tcccACTCGCCAAGCTAGCAGAGGAGTCAGACTTCGTTGTTGTTACCTGTTCCTTAACTCCTGACACTGAAGGAATGTGCAACAAGGATTTCTTCAGCCAAATGAAGAAAACATCTGTGTTCATCAACACAAGCAG GGGAGCGGTGGTGAACCAGGAAGACCTGTACCAGGCTTTGGTTAGTGGCCAGATTGCAGCTGCTGGTCTGGATGTCACAACCCCAGAGCCGCTGCCTACAGAcaaccctctccttttcctgaagAATTGTG TGGTTTTGCCTCACATTGGAAGTGCTACCTATGCCACCAGAAGCGCCATGTCTGTGCTGTCCGCTAACAACCTCCTGGCTGGCTTGAAAGGGGAAAGTATGCCAAGTGAATTCCATCTGTGA
- the ZBTB5 gene encoding zinc finger and BTB domain-containing protein 5 has translation MDFPGHFEQIFQQLNYQRLHGQLCDCVIVVGNRHFKAHRSVLAACSTHFRALFTVAEGDQTMNMIQLDSEVVTAEAFAALIDMMYTSTLMLGESNVMDVLLAASHLHLNSVVKACKHYLTTRTLPMSPPSDRVQEQNARMQRSFMLQQLGLSIVSSALNSTQSTEEQQNTMSSSMRSNIEQRTTFPIRRLHKRKQSSEDRARQRIRPTIDESIISDVAPESGQSVVHSREEFFSPDSLKIVDNSKAADVTDNPEDNTIMFDQSFGAQEDAQVPSQSDNSGGNISQMSMASQATQVETSFDQEATSEKNNFQCENPEISLNEKEHMRVVVKSEPLSSPEPQDEVSDVTSQAEGSESVEVEGGVVSAEKIELSPESSDRSFSDPQSSTDRVGDIHILEVSNNLEHKSTFSISNFLNKSRGGNFGANQSDDNIPNTTSDCRMDGDASYLMSPESGPTNGHSSATVSHVENPFHEPTDSHFVRPMQDVMGLPCVQTSGYRAAEQFGMDFPRSGLGLHSLSRAMMGSPRGGASNFPGYRRIAPKMPVVTSVRSSQMQDSTPNSQLIMNGTSSSFENGHPSQPGPPQLTRASADVLSKCKKALSEHNVLVVEGARKYACKICCKTFLTLTDCKKHIRVHTGEKPYACLKCGKRFSQSSHLYKHSKTTCLRWQSSNLPSTLL, from the coding sequence ATGGATTTTCCAGGACATTTTGAGCAAATCTTTCAACAGCTAAACTACCAGCGTCTTCATGGTCAACTTTGTGACTGTGTCATTGTGGTGGGGAACAGGCATTTCAAAGCCCATCGCTCTGTTTTGGCAGCATGCAGCACACATTTTCGAGCTCTCTTTACCGTAGCAGAGGGAGACCAGACCATGAACATGATCCAGCTGGACAGTGAGGTAGTGACAGCTGAGGCCTTTGCTGCTCTGATTGACATGATGTACACCTCCACACTCATGCTTGGAGAGAGCAATGTTATGGATGTCTTGCTGGCAGCTTCTCACTTACATTTGAACTCTGTTGTTAAAGCATGTAAACACTACCTTACTACAAGGACACTGCCAATGTCGCCACCTAGCGATAGAGTTCAAGAACAAAATGCACGCATGCAAAGATCTTTCATGCTTCAGCAGCTTGGACTGAGTATAGTGAGCTCTGCATTAAATTCCACGCAGAGCACAGAGGAACAACAAAATACTATGAGCTCATCAATGAGAAGTAACATAGAACAACGCACTACTTTTCCTATTCGGCGTCTCCACAAACGGAAACAGTCTTCTGAAGACCGGGCCAGACAGCGAATCAGGCCTACCATAGATGAGTCCATCATTTCAGACGTTGCCCCAGAGAGCGGGCAGTCGGTAGTGCATTCACGGGaagaatttttttcaccagattcACTGAAGATTGTGGACAATTCTAAAGCTGCTGATGTGACTGATAATCCAGAGGATAACACCATTATGTTTGATCAGTCTTTTGGTGCCCAAGAAGATGCCCAAGTGCCCAGTCAGTCTGACAATAGTGGAGGAAACATTTCGCAAATGTCCATGGCATCTCAAGCAACACAAGTGGAAACTAGCTTTGACCAAGAAGCTACTTCTGAGAAAAACAACTTTCAGTGTGAAAATCCAGAGATCAGTCTAAACGAAAAAGAACACATGAGGGTGGTGGTTAAATCCGAGCCCTTGAGTTCCCCAGAGCCTCAAGATGAAGTGAGTGATGTCACTTCCCAAGCAGAAGGCAGTGAGTCTGTTGAAGTGGAAGGAGGAGTAGTCAGTGCAGAAAAGATAGAACTGAGTCCGGAAAGTAGCGATCGTAGCTTTTCTGACCCACAATCTAGTACTGATAGGGTTGGTGACATCCATATTTTGGAGGTGTCAAATAACCTGGAACACAAGTCTACGTTCAGTATCTCAAATTTTCTGAATAAGAGCCGAGGTGGCAATTTTGGTGCTAATCAAAGTGATGACAACATTCCAAATACTACCAGTGACTGCAGAATGGATGGAGATGCCTCTTATTTAATGAGTCCAGAGTCTGGCCCTACTAATGGCCATTCCTCTGCTACTGTCTCTCACGTGGAGAATCCATTTCATGAACCTACAGACTCCCACTTTGTTAGACCTATGCAGGATGTAATGGGTCTTCCATGTGTACAGACTTCTGGATACCGGGCAGCAGAACAGTTTGGGATGGACTTTCCAAGGTCTGGCTTGGGACTACACTCTTTATCAAGGGCAATGATGGGCTCTCCAAGAGGTGGAGCCAGTAACTTTCCTGGCTACCGTCGCATAGCCCCCAAAATGCCTGTTGTGACCTCTGTTAGGAGCTCCCAAATGCAAGATAGTACACCTAATTCCCAGTTGATAATGAATGGGACCAGttcctcttttgaaaatgggcatCCTTCCCAGCCTGGTCCACCACAGTTGACCAGGGCATCTGCTGATGTTCTTTCAAAATGTAAGAAGGCCTTATCTGAGCACAATGTTTTGGTTGTAGAAGGTGCTCGCAAATATGCCTGTAAAATCTGCTGCAAGACTTTCTTGACCTTAACAGACTGTAAGAAGCACATCCGTGTGCACACAGGAGAAAAGCCTTATGCCTGTTTAAAATGTGGCAAACGGTTCAGCCAGTCCAGCCATTTGTATAAACATTCCAAAACTACCTGCCTGCGGTGGCAGAGCAGCAACCTACCCAGCACTTTGCTTTAA